In the genome of Acidimicrobiales bacterium, the window CACCCGCGAGCTCGAGGTGGTGCCTCACGACGAAACCCGACGCCTCCCACGCGGCCCTGCGAACGGCGGCAGGCCCGTGGGTCAGGTTCAACCCGTGCAGCGAGGCTCGCATCCGCGGATCGTGGTAGGGCGTTCGCTCACCTCGCGGGTAGGGCGCCCACACCGGGATGTTTGCCGGGTCCAGCTGCCCGGATCGCTCCGACTGCTTCCGCCCGGCGGAGCCTCCCATCAGTCTCGAAGCCCAGTCCAGGAACAGCCCGCCGGCGTTGCTCGCACCCCCGACGATGTGGCCGCCCTTTGCGGAGCCGACGCACCAGAGGCCGGGCGCTGAAACGGGCTTGGGGACCACCGCCCAGACGATCAACGACGTCCCGCATATGACATGCACATCCCCCGCCTCGCTCGCACCGGCGACCAGTTGCTCGCACCACACGTCGACTGCGCCGGCGGCGAGCACCGGTCCGTCGCGGCCCATCCGCCCGACCGCGGCGCCGGGCAGTTCGACCCGAGGCAACCTGGCAGGGTCGACCCCGAGCGACCCGCAGATCGACTCGTCCCATCCCGCCGGGCCGTACAGCGGCGACGACGTGAACGCCACGCCGAAGTCCACCGCCGGCGGACCGCCGAAGGCCTTGGTCGCGACGGCCTGGGCGTGCCAGTAGCCGGCCGCGTCGGGAGCGGCAACCGAGGTCCAACGCAGGAAACCCACCGCCTCGCCGCTTCCCTCGGGCCCCGCTGAGCCGACCCGCTCGGTTCCGCCCGGCGACCGGCCCCGGGCGTCGCCGTAAAGCAGCCCCGGTGTCAACGGCCGGCCGCGACGGTCGACGGCGGTCATCGAGGGCACCATGGCGGCGATCCCGACCGCCTTCACGTCGAAGGATCCGAGCGCGGCGAGCGCCCGCTTGGGCCCCCGCCGCCAAGCCCGATCGGCGTCGTGCTCCATGAGCTCCGGTCCCGGGACGAGGATCTCGTGGGGGACCCGGGACCGGGCGAGGACGACGCCGTCCTCGTCGACGGCGACCGCCTTGACCGACGTGGTCCCGATGTCGATGCCAGCGGTGACTGTGCTCCTGGGCCCAGGGCTCATTGCCACATCCTCGCGAAATATGACACGAGCGTCACAGTAGGACAGGATGTTCGTCGTGGATGGAAAAGACCGGCCGAAGGCATTGGTCACGGCCCCGCTGCGGGGAGAGGGCTTTGCTCGGCTCCAGGATCTGGCCGACGTCGTCTACGACCCCTGGATCGACCAGAACCCGCTTCGCATGTACTCGTCCGCCCAGCTTGCCGAGCGAGCGGCATCGGAGAAGGCGGACATTCTCGTGGTGGAGGCGGACATCGTAGGGAGGGAGGTCTTCGAACGCCCGCTGATGGCGGTCGCCGCCACCCGAGCGGATCCCGTCAACGTGGACATCCCGGCCGCGACGGCGGCGGGAGTGCCGGTTCTGCGCTGCCCCGGCCGCAACGCCGACGCCGTCGCGGAACTAGCTGTCGCGTTCATCTTCGCCCTCAACCGCCACATCGCCTCTGCCGACGCCGACGTGCGCGCCGGCGAGATCTACCGGGACGGCAGGATCCCCTACCAACGCTTCCGGGCGTGGGAACTGTCGGGGCGGACCGCCGGCCTGGTCGGCCTCGGTTCTGTCGGCCGTGCGCTGAGATGGCGGCTCGAGGGTCTCGGGATGACCGTGGTGGCCCACGATCCCTACAGCGACGAGGCGAAGCTTTCCCTCGAGGAGGTTCTCGCCAGGGCCGACGTGCTGTCGCTCCACGCGGCGGTCACCCCCCAGACCACGGGAATGATCGGAGCCGACCAGTTCGCTGCCATGAGGGACGGGTCCCTCTTCGTCAACACGGCACGCGCCCAGCTGCACGACACCGATGCACTCGTCGAGGCCCTGAGATCGGGAAAGCTCGCCGGTGCCGGGCTGGACCACTTCGTCGGGGAGCACCTGCCCGTCGACCACCCTCTC includes:
- a CDS encoding FGGY-family carbohydrate kinase → MSPGPRSTVTAGIDIGTTSVKAVAVDEDGVVLARSRVPHEILVPGPELMEHDADRAWRRGPKRALAALGSFDVKAVGIAAMVPSMTAVDRRGRPLTPGLLYGDARGRSPGGTERVGSAGPEGSGEAVGFLRWTSVAAPDAAGYWHAQAVATKAFGGPPAVDFGVAFTSSPLYGPAGWDESICGSLGVDPARLPRVELPGAAVGRMGRDGPVLAAGAVDVWCEQLVAGASEAGDVHVICGTSLIVWAVVPKPVSAPGLWCVGSAKGGHIVGGASNAGGLFLDWASRLMGGSAGRKQSERSGQLDPANIPVWAPYPRGERTPYHDPRMRASLHGLNLTHGPAAVRRAAWEASGFVVRHHLELAGVKGKRLVLTGGGTKVPGWVQALADVTGLPAHVAADPEGAARGAAFLGRVAAGLEAGGEDAERWARTGRVVEPDPRWAFEADTRYAMFLEHSGRLGR
- a CDS encoding NAD(P)-dependent oxidoreductase yields the protein MFVVDGKDRPKALVTAPLRGEGFARLQDLADVVYDPWIDQNPLRMYSSAQLAERAASEKADILVVEADIVGREVFERPLMAVAATRADPVNVDIPAATAAGVPVLRCPGRNADAVAELAVAFIFALNRHIASADADVRAGEIYRDGRIPYQRFRAWELSGRTAGLVGLGSVGRALRWRLEGLGMTVVAHDPYSDEAKLSLEEVLARADVLSLHAAVTPQTTGMIGADQFAAMRDGSLFVNTARAQLHDTDALVEALRSGKLAGAGLDHFVGEHLPVDHPLTAMPNVILTPHIGGATWDTECRQASLVADDVARLVVGDKPSNLVNPEVYE